A genomic window from Prunus persica cultivar Lovell chromosome G2, Prunus_persica_NCBIv2, whole genome shotgun sequence includes:
- the LOC18786370 gene encoding B3 domain-containing protein Os04g0386900, whose protein sequence is MKGEPRMGDLLTSNPVIELEGDEFWPLSGKPFFDVVLTKTNIKRLYQLVVPGKFSATLPSCSIPTVLIFRGKNWEMIYHGSSSHKRLDNWRAFAVDNNLKVGDACVFEQLECSSTRLVFRVQILRGDISSEFLDKLGGDNVDAPIVLE, encoded by the exons ATGAAGGGAGAACCTCGAATGGGAGACCTACTCACATCAAATCCCGTGATTGAACTGGAAGGGGATGAATTTTGGCCACTTTCTGGGAAACCCTTTTTTGATGTGGTTCTCACGAAAACAAATATCAAACGTCTGTACCAACTG GTGGTCCCAGGCAAATTTAGTGCAACACTACCTTCCTGTTCAATCCCTACGGTTCTCATATTTCGGGGCAAGAACTGGGAGATGATATATCATGGATCATCCAGCCATAAAAGGCTTGATAACTGGAGAGCGTTTGCCGTTGACAACAATTTGAAGGTTGGAGATGCATGTGTGTTTGAACAACTAGAGTGCAGCAGTACTAGGCTAGTATTCAGAGTCCAAATTCTTAGAGGTGACATCTCATCTGAATTTCTAGACAAGCTCGGTGGTGATAATGTAGATGCACCAATTGTTCTCGAATAG
- the LOC18785135 gene encoding protein NUCLEAR FUSION DEFECTIVE 4 gives MVGQSRKWMILVAATWIQAFTGTNFDFSSYSSDLKSVLGISQVQLNYLSVASDMGKALGWCSGVSLMYFPLWAVMFMAAFMGLFGYGLQWFVIQRLITLPYVLVFILCLLAGCSICWFNTVCYVLCIKHFQANRALALSLTVSFNGVSAALYTLIANAINPNDDTIYLFLNALVPLFTSSVALIPVLRQPPIQSLPADATRRDSIIFLCLNILAVITGLYLLLLNSLSSHVSKARMLLVGALFLLILPLCLPGIAYGREWARRNFPSRFPSDNSSTFNLVDPDDLELHKVLIAGSESTNATSATNANSLGMTDTEGFFRCFKCFGKVMEKGRLTVLGEEHSAKLLVRRRDFWLYYAAYFCGGTIGLVYSNNLGQISQSLGYSSLTSSLVTLYSSCSFFGRLLSAAPDFLRDKIYFARTGWLAVALVPTPIAFFLLAASGSEAMLRAGTGLIGISSGFVFSAAVSVTSELFGPNSAGVNHNILITNIPIGSLLYGLLAALVYDSNEGSSIIGVSLLKDATLCMGRSCYRQTFIWWGCISIVGLASSLFLFLRTRTAYNRFERNRNRTQVMQSYSQSSSQSSSQSSS, from the exons ATGGTTGGGCAGTCAAGAAAATGGATGATACTTGTAGCAGCAACATGGATACAAGCATTTACAGGGACAAACTTTGATTTCTCATCCTATTCTTCTGACTTGAAATCTGTTCTTGGGATATCTCAAGTGCAGCTCAACTATCTCTCCGTGGCCTCAGATATGGGGAAGGCATTGGGTTGGTGTTCTGGCGTTTCTCTCATGTATTTTCCTTTGTGGGCTGTCATGTTCATGGCTGCCTTCATGGGTTTGTTTGGTTATGGCCTCCAATGGTTTGTCATTCAAAGACTCATCACTCTTCCTTATGTTCTG GTATTCATTCTATGCTTGTTGGCTGGATGCAGCATCTGCTGGTTCAACACAGTCTGCTATGTTCTATGCATCAAACACTTCCAAGCGAACCGGGCACTTGCATTGTCCCTCACAGTCAGTTTCAATGGGGTAAGTGCAGCCCTCTACACCCTCATTGCCAATGCAATAAACCCAAATGATGACACCATCTACCTCTTCCTCAATGCTCTAGTACCTCTCTTCACATCCAGTGTTGCTCTCATCCCCGTACTCCGCCAACCACCGATTCAGTCACTTCCTGCTGATGCCACTCGCCGTGActccatcatttttctttgcctAAACATCCTAGCTGTGATCACAGGCCTATATCTACTCCTCCTCAACTCCCTATCCTCTCATGTATCGAAAGCTCGGATGCTCTTAGTTGGTGCTCTTTTTCTCCTGATCCTACCTTTGTGTCTGCCTGGCATTGCATATGGTCGTGAATGGGCTCGTAGGAACTTCCCCTCAAGGTTCCCTTCGGACAACTCATCTACCTTCAATTTGGTTGACCCTGATGATCTTGAGCTCCATAAAGTACTCATTGCAGGAAGTGAAAGCACTAATGCCACAAGTGCCACAAATGCTAATTCGCTTGGGATGACAGACACGGAAGGCTTTTTCAGGTGTTTCAAATGTTTTGGGAAGGTGATGGAGAAAGGCAGGTTGACAGTGCTAGGTGAAGAGCACTCAGCTAAACTGCTTGTACGCCGCCGGGATTTTTGGCTATACTATGCTGCATATTTTTGTGGGGGAACAATTGGGTTGGTCTATAGCAACAATCTCGGTCAGATTTCACAATCACTTGGATACAGTTCCCTGACTAGTTCCCTAGTCACATTATACTCTTCATGCTCCTTCTTTGGTCGTTTGCTCTCAGCTGCCCCGGATTTCCTGCGTGA TAAGATCTATTTTGCAAGAACTGGATGGCTTGCAGTTGCTCTGGTGCCAACACCAATTGCCTTCTTTTTGCTTGCTGCATCAGGCAGTGAGGCAATGCTGCGTGCAGGAACAGGCTTGATTGGGATAAGCTCTGGCTTTGTGTTTTCTGCAGCTGTTTCAGTTACATCAGAGCTTTTTGGGCCAAACAGCGCTGGCGTAAACCATAACATCCTTATCACCAACATCCCAATTGGCTCACTCCTATATGGCCTTCTTGCAGCTCTGGTGTATGATTCCAATGAAGGAAGCTCAATAATCGGGGTGAGCTTGTTAAAGGATGCAACATTGTGCATGGGTAGGTCATGCTATAGGCAGACATTCATATGGTGGGGCTGTATTTCAATAGTAGGGTTAGCTTCAAGCTTATTCCTATTCCTACGGACCAGGACTGCTTACAACCGCTTTGAGAGGAACAGAAATCGGACACAAGTCATGCAATCCTACTCACAGTCCTCCTCACAATCCTCCTCACAGTCCTCCTCTTAG